A genomic region of Trifolium pratense cultivar HEN17-A07 linkage group LG3, ARS_RC_1.1, whole genome shotgun sequence contains the following coding sequences:
- the LOC123914027 gene encoding putative pentatricopeptide repeat-containing protein At1g17630, whose product MKNLLSVTHAKLTPSIFNNHLLDFFDYLLLQRCFTLQQTHQIHTQLILTTAHHSSFLSARLIATYAGFGSISTAWKVFATTPVESLQNILLWNSIIRANVSHGYYQYAFQLYVKMRKFGFLPDGFTLPLIIKSCSCIGVVSLCKIVHCHVLQLGFRNHLHVVNELVGMYGKVRRMEDACNVFDGMVVRSVLSWNTMVSSYAFNFDSVGAFRIFKQMELEGLKPNYVTWTSLLSSHARCGLYDETTEFFKLMRTKGIEVSAEAVAVVLSVCADMDRVQWGKEIHGYVIKGGYEDYLFVKNALIGTYGKKREHLGDAHKIFSDIKNKNLVSWNALISSYAESGLCDEAYEVFLQLEKLNGGSSLRPNVISWSAVISGFASKGCFEQSLELFRRMQLAKVMANCVTISSVLSVCSELAALNSGRELHAYAIRNLMDENILVGNGLINMYMKCGVFKEGHLVFDNIKSRDIISWNSLIGGYGMHGLGENALRTFDEMIKSGMRPDNITFVAVLSACSHAGLVAAGRNLFDRMVTEFKIEPIVEHYACMVDLLGRAGLLQEASDIVRNMPIEPNECVWGALLNSCRMYRNTDVVEEVASQIIGLKSEITGSFMLLSNIYSSNGRWEDSARVRVSTKNKGLKKIPGQSWIEVRKKVYTFTAGNVVHLEQGEIYAILDELALQMASVNYNINSCFDQQCIYDQSELLVDAN is encoded by the coding sequence aTGAAAAACTTGTTATCAGTCACACATGCAAAACTCACACCTTCAATCTTCAACAATCATCTTCTCGATTTCTTCGATTACCTTCTTCTTCAACGATGCTTCACTCTTCAACAAACCCATCAAATTCACACCCAATTAATCCTCACAACCGCCCACCATTCTTCCTTCTTATCCGCCAGACTCATAGCAACATACGCCGGTTTCGGTTCCATTTCCACCGCCTGGAAAGTGTTTGCCACCACCCCAGTTGAGTCTCTTCAAAACATCCTTTTATGGAATTCCATTATTAGAGCTAATGTATCTCATGGGTATTATCAATATGCCTTTCAACTGTATGTTAAAATGCGAAAGTTTGGTTTTTTACCTGATGGGTTTACATTACCTTTGATTATTAAGTCGTGTTCGTGTATTGGAGTTGTTAGTCTTTGCAAGATTGTTCATTGTCATGTTTTGCAATTGGGTTTTAGAAATCATCTTCACGTGGTTAATGAATTGGTGGGTATGTATGGGAAAGTTAGGAGAATGGAGGATGCATGTAATGTGTTTGATGGAATGGTTGTGAGAAGTGTTTTATCGTGGAATACTATGGTTTCGagttatgcttttaattttgattctgTTGGTGCTTTTAGGATTTTTAAACAGATGGAGTTGGAAGGTTTGAAGCCGAACTATGTAACTTGGACGTCACTTTTGTCGAGCCATGCTAGATGTGGGCTTTATGATGAAACTACGGAGTTTTTTAAACTGATGAGAACAAAGGGGATTGAGGTTAGTGCTGAAGCTGTTGCTGTGGTGTTGTCTGTGTGTGCTGATATGGATAGAGTTCAATGGGGGAAAGAAATTCATGGGTATGTTATTAAAGGTGGATATGAAGACTATTTGTTTGTGAAAAATGCGTTGATAGGGACTTATGGGAAGAAGCGTGAGCATCTGGGTGATgcacataaaatattttctgaCATAAAGAACAAGAATTTAGTAAGTTGGAATGCTTTGATATCGTCATATGCTGAATCTGGATTATGTGATGAGGCCTATGAAGTATTTTTGCAGCTGGAGAAATTGAATGGTGGTTCGTCTCTGAGACCCAATGTCATAAGTTGGAGTGCTGTGATTAGTGGTTTTGCTTCCAAAGGGTGTTTTGAGCAGTCATTGGAACTGTTTAGGCGAATGCAGCTCGCGAAAGTAATGGCCAATTGTGTCACTATTTCCAGTGTTTTATCAGTTTGTTCAGAATTAGCAGCGCTGAACTCTGGTAGGGAGCTGCATGCTTATGCCATTAGGAATCTCATGGATGAGAATATTTTGGTGGGAAATGGTCTGATTAACATGTATATGAAGTGTGGGGTTTTCAAGGAAGGACATTTAGTATTTGATAATATTAAGAGTAGAGATATAATCTCATGGAACTCATTAATTGGGGGTTATGGAATGCACGGGCTTGGTGAGAATGCATTAAGAACTTTCGATGAGATGATTAAGTCTGGAATGAGGCCAGACAACATCACATTTGTTGCTGTTCTGTCTGCATGTAGTCATGCAGGACTTGTTGCTGCGGGTCGCAACCTTTTTGATCGGATGGTGACAGAGTTTAAGATAGAGCCTATTGTAGAGCACTATGCATGCATGGTTGATCTCCTTGGTCGGGCTGGGCTTTTGCAAGAAGCAAGTGATATTGTCAGAAACATGCCAATTGAACCTAATGAGTGTGTTTGGGGAGCTCTTTTAAACTCATGTAGAATGTACAGAAATACAGATGTTGTAGAAGAAGTAGCATCACAAATTATTGGCCTTAAGTCAGAAATAACTGGGAGCTTCATGCTCCTGTCCAATATTTATTCTTCAAATGGAAGATGGGAGGATTCTGCAAGGGTTAGGGTCTCAACAAAGAATaaaggtttaaaaaaaatacctgGTCAAAGTTGGATTGAGGTGAGAAAAAAGGTATACACGTTCACCGCAGGGAATGTAGTCCATTTGGAACAGGGTGAAATTTATGCGATCCTTGATGAATTGGCACTTCAAATGGCGAGTGTAAATTATAATATCAATAGTTGCTTCGATCAACAATGTATTTATGACCAATCAGAACTCTTAGTTGATGCAAATTGA